The Propionibacterium freudenreichii subsp. freudenreichii genome contains a region encoding:
- the dtd gene encoding D-aminoacyl-tRNA deacylase: MRVVLQRASRAQVSIDGQVVGQLPAPGLVALVGVTHGDDAATADKLAAKTWNLRILEDEKSASDVNAPILAISQFTLYADTHKGRRPSWGAAAPGPVSEPIVDAYVAALRKLGAHVETGHFGADMQVELVNDGPVTIILDSEH, translated from the coding sequence ATGAGAGTCGTGTTGCAAAGGGCGAGCCGCGCGCAGGTGTCGATTGATGGGCAGGTTGTCGGCCAACTTCCCGCACCCGGGCTGGTGGCGCTGGTGGGCGTCACGCACGGCGACGACGCCGCCACCGCCGACAAATTGGCCGCCAAGACCTGGAACCTGCGCATCCTGGAAGATGAGAAGTCAGCCAGCGACGTCAACGCGCCGATCCTGGCCATCAGCCAGTTCACGCTGTACGCCGACACGCACAAGGGGCGTCGTCCCAGCTGGGGCGCGGCAGCACCCGGGCCGGTGAGTGAGCCCATCGTGGATGCCTATGTGGCCGCGCTGCGCAAGCTCGGCGCCCACGTGGAAACCGGTCATTTCGGGGCCGATATGCAGGTGGAGCTGGTCAATGACGGCCCGGTCACGATCATTCTCGATTCCGAGCACTGA
- a CDS encoding carboxymuconolactone decarboxylase family protein — protein MAHKQTAGRDNLGELAPTFAALNDDVLFGQVWSREGQMPARQRSLITCASLMSQGLFPQLEAHLRIAKANGVAKQELVETFTQLAFYAGWPKAWSAFGLLKDIYADVPDDTPDAGLFPLGSPTDGPNFTGHAWLHMLTGPDNPLSAGNVTFAAGCYNRWHTHPAGQLLLVTAGHGWEQQQGKPARELHAGDVVECPAGVQHWHGAARDSTLTHVAVTPVPAGQAAVEWLEFPSRSDYEQLD, from the coding sequence ATGGCACACAAGCAGACAGCAGGACGCGACAACCTGGGCGAGCTGGCACCCACCTTCGCCGCCCTCAACGATGACGTGCTGTTCGGGCAGGTGTGGTCGCGCGAGGGCCAGATGCCGGCCCGCCAACGCAGCCTCATCACCTGCGCCAGCCTCATGTCGCAGGGGCTCTTCCCCCAGTTGGAGGCGCACCTGCGCATCGCGAAGGCCAACGGCGTCGCCAAGCAGGAACTGGTGGAGACCTTCACCCAACTGGCCTTCTATGCGGGCTGGCCCAAGGCATGGTCGGCCTTCGGGCTGCTCAAGGACATCTACGCCGACGTGCCCGACGACACCCCCGATGCCGGGCTGTTCCCGCTGGGCTCCCCCACTGATGGCCCCAACTTCACCGGACATGCCTGGCTGCACATGCTCACCGGACCGGACAATCCCCTGTCAGCCGGCAATGTGACCTTCGCCGCCGGGTGCTACAACCGCTGGCACACCCATCCGGCCGGCCAATTGCTGCTGGTGACGGCCGGCCACGGCTGGGAGCAACAGCAGGGCAAGCCCGCCCGCGAGCTGCACGCCGGCGACGTGGTCGAGTGCCCTGCCGGCGTGCAGCACTGGCACGGTGCCGCCCGGGACTCCACCCTCACCCACGTGGCCGTGACCCCGGTGCCTGCCGGCCAGGCCGCCGTGGAATGGCTCGAGTTCCCCAGCCGCAGCGATTACGAGCAGCTCGACTGA
- a CDS encoding CAF17-like 4Fe-4S cluster assembly/insertion protein YgfZ, with translation MSGVVLVPEGPDAGLLWHRGDPFAEERAIAAGQAIVALTNRQVLTVTGDDRLGWLHSLSTGRFDGLPPGQGLNALILSPTGQVRYGLQAVDDGERLWVITDPASSASPDDPAEPAPATGVPTGPDMQGVGLAEFLDSMPFRLKVQVSPRDDARVLWVGEGIDPADLPAALAPAVDAPLGHGQLVIVAADDVPSPDNPRLAGVWAWEAARVAAGVPRIGIDTDDKTLPNELGLYATELDKGCYTGQETVARVHNVGRPPRRLVRLLLDGSMNRLPAPGDPILLDGEPVGVVGSSAQHFEEGPIALGLVRRAVPVEATLSVDDIAANQEPIVDPDIGLHVKPEPGLRRRLI, from the coding sequence ATGAGCGGCGTGGTGCTGGTTCCCGAGGGTCCCGACGCCGGACTGCTGTGGCACCGCGGCGATCCCTTCGCCGAGGAACGCGCCATTGCCGCCGGTCAGGCGATCGTGGCGCTGACCAATCGTCAGGTGCTCACTGTCACCGGCGACGACCGGCTGGGTTGGCTCCATTCCCTGAGCACGGGCCGTTTCGACGGGCTGCCCCCCGGTCAGGGCCTCAATGCGCTGATCCTGTCGCCCACCGGCCAGGTGCGCTACGGGCTGCAGGCCGTCGACGACGGAGAGCGGCTGTGGGTGATCACCGATCCGGCGTCCAGCGCGTCGCCGGACGATCCGGCCGAACCGGCCCCGGCAACCGGCGTCCCCACGGGCCCGGACATGCAGGGCGTGGGACTGGCCGAGTTCCTGGACTCGATGCCCTTCCGCTTGAAGGTGCAGGTGTCGCCACGCGACGACGCCCGCGTGTTGTGGGTGGGGGAGGGGATCGATCCCGCCGACCTGCCGGCGGCGCTGGCCCCGGCCGTGGACGCCCCGCTGGGCCATGGCCAGCTCGTGATCGTTGCCGCCGATGATGTTCCCTCGCCCGATAATCCGCGCCTGGCAGGCGTGTGGGCCTGGGAGGCTGCCCGGGTCGCGGCCGGCGTGCCGCGCATCGGCATCGACACCGACGACAAGACCCTGCCCAACGAGCTGGGCCTGTATGCCACCGAGCTCGACAAGGGCTGCTACACCGGCCAGGAGACGGTGGCCCGCGTGCACAACGTGGGACGTCCGCCACGCCGCCTCGTGCGCCTGCTGCTCGACGGCTCGATGAACCGGCTTCCCGCGCCGGGCGATCCGATCCTGTTGGACGGCGAACCGGTGGGCGTGGTCGGCAGTTCGGCCCAGCACTTCGAGGAGGGCCCGATCGCGCTCGGCCTGGTGCGTCGCGCGGTGCCGGTGGAGGCCACCCTGAGCGTGGATGACATCGCCGCCAACCAGGAGCCGATCGTCGATCCCGACATCGGCCTGCACGTCAAGCCCGAGCCCGGTCTGCGGCGACGCCTCATCTGA
- a CDS encoding FABP family protein codes for MPFEIPTDLNPALMPLAWLIGRWQGNGHGTWPDSGDFEFGQQIEFSTNGQPYLHYFSQTYVADKNGNPVSPISMETGFWRPINDKSVDVVMCHPNGWSEVWTGKIDGAKIELVTDVVARTKNSELEYTGGERLYGNVEGDLLWTFDRAAKDVPLQPYMWGRLARKSL; via the coding sequence ATGCCCTTCGAGATCCCCACCGATCTGAATCCTGCGCTCATGCCGTTGGCCTGGCTGATCGGACGCTGGCAGGGCAATGGCCACGGCACCTGGCCCGACAGTGGCGACTTTGAATTCGGCCAGCAGATCGAGTTCTCCACCAACGGACAGCCCTATCTGCACTACTTCAGCCAGACCTATGTGGCCGACAAGAACGGCAACCCCGTGTCGCCGATCAGCATGGAGACCGGTTTCTGGCGTCCCATCAACGACAAGAGCGTCGACGTGGTGATGTGCCACCCGAACGGGTGGAGCGAGGTGTGGACCGGCAAGATCGACGGCGCCAAGATCGAGCTCGTCACCGATGTGGTGGCGCGCACGAAGAACTCCGAGCTCGAATACACCGGCGGGGAGCGCCTCTACGGCAATGTGGAGGGCGACCTGTTGTGGACCTTCGATCGGGCGGCCAAGGACGTGCCGCTGCAGCCGTACATGTGGGGTCGCCTGGCGAGGAAGAGCCTGTGA
- a CDS encoding NAD(P)-dependent oxidoreductase, translating to MFNPKSEYKDHTVDRQFRFQLPTKAVRAMRVAVIGVGDMGAEMIPHLVETDFEIVAYDKLPERLQLAKDAGAKVAGSVAEAATGADVVIQLTMSDDIPDVLLGEQGALAVVKPGAIVVVTSTTTPQMLNRVIEAAPAGVEVVDAPIVGGVRYAREKSVTFLLGGSEQVASKLDPVLSVMGIIRYVGKSGNGVAYKLITNVAIMAAEAGLREALDLADELDMDYELSLDLMSVGPMAAVVSRTRHQQPASAASLRRGRRHPALGGQRSRACPADLRGRAGTPVGGRACQGGLRSRLRRPDAQDDGPQQLIDHQNR from the coding sequence TTGTTCAACCCGAAATCAGAATACAAAGATCACACTGTTGATCGACAGTTTCGATTCCAATTACCAACGAAGGCTGTGAGAGCGATGAGAGTAGCAGTAATCGGCGTCGGTGACATGGGCGCAGAAATGATCCCACACCTGGTGGAAACAGATTTCGAGATCGTTGCCTACGACAAGCTGCCCGAGCGCCTGCAGCTGGCGAAGGATGCCGGGGCCAAGGTGGCCGGTTCGGTGGCTGAGGCCGCCACCGGTGCCGACGTCGTGATCCAGCTGACCATGTCGGATGACATCCCCGATGTGTTGCTGGGCGAACAGGGCGCGCTGGCCGTCGTGAAGCCGGGCGCCATCGTGGTGGTCACCTCGACCACCACCCCGCAGATGCTCAACCGGGTGATCGAGGCCGCGCCAGCCGGCGTGGAGGTCGTCGACGCCCCGATCGTGGGTGGCGTGCGCTACGCCCGCGAGAAGTCGGTCACCTTCCTGCTGGGCGGCAGCGAGCAGGTTGCCTCCAAGCTCGATCCGGTGCTGTCGGTGATGGGCATCATCCGCTATGTCGGCAAGTCCGGAAACGGCGTGGCCTACAAGCTGATCACCAATGTGGCGATCATGGCGGCCGAGGCCGGCCTGCGCGAGGCCCTCGACCTGGCCGACGAGCTCGACATGGACTACGAGCTCTCACTCGACCTCATGTCGGTGGGACCGATGGCAGCCGTGGTGAGCCGCACTCGACACCAGCAACCCGCGTCCGCTGCGTCGCTCCGCCGAGGACGACGACACCCTGCTCTCGGCGGTCAGCGATCCCGAGCGTGTCCTGCCGATCTCCGTGGCCGGGCGGGGACGCCTGTGGGAGGCCGTGCATGCCAAGGAGGGCTTCGATCCCGACTTCGTCGACCTGACGCGCAAGACGACGGCCCGCAACAACTGATCGACCACCAGAACCGGTGA
- a CDS encoding inositol-3-phosphate synthase, giving the protein MSSIRVAVVGIGNCASSLIQGVTFYHDARADETVPGLMHVQFGSYHVSDIEFVAAFDVDAAKVGLDLADAIDASDNCTIKISDVAPTGVTVSRGVTLDGLGKYYRETIEESAEEPVDVVRTLKDVHADVLVSYLPVGSEEADKYYAQCALDAGCAFVNCLPVFIASDPQWAQKFVDAGLPIVGDDVKSQIGATITHRVMARLFEERGIQIDRTYQLNVGGNMDFKNMLERERLMSKKISKTQAVTSNVEHHFEERDIHVGPSDYVDWLDDRKWAFVRLEGRNFGGAPVSLEYKLEVWDSPNSAGVVIDAIRAAKIGLDRGIGGPLLSPSSFFMKSPPEQRHDEAALDSVEAFIRGELAL; this is encoded by the coding sequence ATGAGTTCAATTCGGGTTGCAGTTGTCGGAATCGGCAACTGTGCGTCGTCGCTCATCCAGGGCGTCACCTTCTACCACGACGCACGGGCCGACGAGACGGTGCCGGGTCTGATGCACGTGCAGTTCGGCAGCTACCACGTCAGCGACATCGAATTCGTGGCGGCCTTCGACGTCGATGCCGCCAAGGTGGGCCTCGACCTGGCCGACGCCATCGACGCGTCCGACAACTGCACCATCAAGATCAGCGACGTGGCACCCACCGGCGTGACGGTGAGCCGCGGCGTGACGCTGGACGGGCTGGGCAAGTACTACCGCGAGACCATCGAGGAGTCCGCCGAGGAACCGGTGGACGTGGTGCGCACACTCAAGGACGTGCACGCCGACGTGCTGGTGAGCTATCTGCCGGTCGGCTCGGAGGAAGCCGACAAGTACTACGCGCAATGTGCCCTGGACGCCGGGTGCGCCTTCGTCAACTGCCTACCGGTGTTCATCGCGTCCGACCCGCAATGGGCCCAGAAGTTCGTGGACGCGGGCCTGCCGATCGTGGGCGACGACGTCAAGAGCCAGATCGGCGCAACCATCACCCATCGCGTGATGGCAAGGCTGTTCGAGGAGCGCGGCATCCAGATCGACCGCACCTATCAGCTCAACGTGGGCGGCAACATGGACTTCAAGAACATGCTCGAGCGCGAGCGGCTGATGTCGAAGAAGATCTCCAAGACGCAGGCGGTGACCAGCAATGTGGAGCACCACTTCGAGGAGCGCGACATCCACGTGGGCCCCTCGGACTACGTCGACTGGCTCGATGATCGCAAGTGGGCCTTCGTGCGCCTTGAGGGACGCAACTTCGGGGGCGCCCCGGTGAGCCTCGAATACAAGCTCGAGGTGTGGGACTCCCCCAATTCCGCCGGCGTGGTGATCGATGCCATCCGCGCCGCGAAGATCGGACTCGATCGGGGCATCGGTGGCCCGCTGCTGTCACCGTCGAGCTTCTTCATGAAGTCGCCGCCCGAACAGCGCCACGACGAGGCCGCCCTCGACTCGGTGGAGGCGTTTATCCGGGGCGAGCTGGCGCTCTAG
- a CDS encoding response regulator transcription factor — translation MSDALFVSPTTDPKPLPGALTLLPHTIDQVQGGDKAILQIPDTDAVIIDGRGDLGATRVTTRLIVNSGAAKPTLLLIPLQGLSVLTAEWGVTDFIVEDSEPAEWEARLQLMLTAQGHATITGGSIVVDEAAYAASVNGRPLDLTYTEFELLKYLVHHPGRVLTREDLLKKVWGYDYYGGTRTVDVHIRRLRAKLGPEYDSYIGTVRNVGYRFNPQQRKD, via the coding sequence ATGAGCGATGCATTGTTCGTCTCGCCCACGACCGACCCCAAACCCCTGCCCGGCGCCCTGACGCTGTTGCCCCACACCATCGACCAGGTGCAGGGCGGCGACAAGGCGATCCTGCAGATCCCCGACACCGATGCGGTGATCATCGACGGGCGCGGCGATCTGGGCGCCACCCGGGTGACCACCCGCCTCATCGTCAACTCGGGGGCCGCCAAGCCCACCTTGTTGCTCATCCCGTTGCAGGGCCTGTCGGTGCTCACGGCCGAGTGGGGCGTCACCGATTTCATCGTGGAGGACTCCGAGCCGGCCGAGTGGGAGGCGCGCCTGCAGCTGATGCTCACCGCGCAGGGACATGCCACCATCACCGGCGGCTCCATCGTGGTGGACGAGGCCGCCTATGCGGCGTCGGTGAACGGGCGCCCGCTCGACCTCACCTACACCGAGTTCGAACTGCTCAAGTACCTGGTGCACCATCCCGGCCGCGTGCTCACCCGCGAGGACCTGCTCAAGAAGGTATGGGGCTACGACTACTACGGCGGCACCCGCACCGTGGACGTGCACATCCGACGCCTGCGCGCCAAGCTCGGGCCCGAATACGACTCGTATATCGGCACCGTGCGCAACGTGGGTTACCGGTTCAACCCCCAGCAGCGCAAGGACTGA
- a CDS encoding NAD-dependent epimerase/dehydratase family protein, with protein MNYEGDIADVPLIRRILSEHPDIDAVIHCAAKIVVPESVSAPLDYYENNVSKTLVLLRELCGHGVRRFILSSTGSMYEGGDGQLVDESSAVVPHSPYSASKWMLERMLRDLAATGAMEVVALRYFNPIGADPKMRSGLQDERPTHALGKMIEAYQGGGTFTVTGTDWPTRDGSGLRDYVHVWDLARAHIAALECFDSVMLQAQVPGFDVINLGSGRGTTVFELVDAFGDAMGVRLDMGTAPARLGDVVGCATLTGKAERLLGWNAELSISDGVRHSLEWAARLPAVLERERARAAGQA; from the coding sequence CTGAACTATGAGGGGGATATTGCCGACGTTCCACTGATCCGACGGATCCTGTCCGAGCATCCCGATATTGATGCGGTGATCCACTGTGCCGCGAAGATCGTCGTGCCCGAATCCGTTTCCGCGCCCCTGGACTACTACGAGAACAACGTTTCCAAGACCCTCGTCCTGTTGCGGGAGCTGTGCGGGCATGGTGTTCGCCGATTCATCCTCAGCTCCACCGGGTCCATGTATGAGGGTGGGGACGGCCAGCTGGTTGACGAGTCGAGCGCAGTGGTTCCGCACAGCCCCTACTCCGCGTCCAAGTGGATGCTCGAGAGGATGCTCCGCGACCTCGCGGCCACCGGTGCGATGGAGGTGGTTGCGCTGCGGTACTTCAACCCGATCGGCGCAGACCCGAAGATGCGCAGCGGCCTGCAGGACGAGCGGCCGACCCATGCGCTGGGCAAGATGATCGAGGCCTACCAGGGCGGTGGGACGTTCACCGTGACGGGCACTGACTGGCCCACTCGTGACGGTTCGGGGCTGCGCGACTATGTGCACGTCTGGGATCTCGCCCGGGCCCACATTGCCGCGCTCGAATGCTTTGATTCGGTGATGTTGCAGGCGCAGGTGCCCGGCTTTGACGTCATCAACCTCGGCAGTGGCAGGGGGACCACCGTGTTCGAGCTGGTCGATGCCTTTGGTGACGCGATGGGTGTGCGGCTGGACATGGGGACCGCCCCGGCACGACTTGGTGACGTCGTCGGCTGCGCGACCCTCACCGGGAAGGCAGAACGACTTCTGGGGTGGAATGCGGAATTGAGCATTTCCGACGGCGTGAGGCACTCACTGGAATGGGCCGCCCGGCTCCCCGCGGTGCTCGAACGCGAGCGCGCCCGGGCAGCGGGGCAGGCCTGA
- the mshD gene encoding mycothiol synthase yields the protein MTGPIIRLSADDRDHIADLVRACTEHDGVSPLNESGWFGLQGLTASHTHWIARDGKQVVGYAQADAREHTVQLMVAPPARRQGIATTLAKAAWQLHPAMWWSFGDCPGARELATQLGLREVRKLLKMSLPMPADQPHDAHLPEGLRLDHFRDDDLDQLVAVNHAAFAHHPEQGAMTAEDARNRMAQDWFDPAGLLVARDEAGTLVGFHWTKVADEDGRPRGEVYVLGVDPDFEGKGVGRALLDAGILHMRELGVEAIDLYVEGANERVVHMYERAGFSVVSTDVGYAPAKPARHQDHGRQSSPQERDA from the coding sequence GTGACTGGTCCGATTATCCGTCTCAGCGCCGACGACCGCGATCACATCGCCGACCTGGTGCGGGCCTGCACCGAGCACGACGGAGTATCGCCCCTCAACGAGTCCGGCTGGTTCGGGCTGCAGGGGCTCACGGCGTCGCACACGCACTGGATTGCCCGCGACGGCAAACAGGTGGTGGGCTACGCGCAGGCCGACGCCCGCGAGCACACCGTGCAGCTGATGGTGGCGCCCCCGGCACGGCGCCAGGGCATCGCCACGACCCTGGCCAAGGCGGCCTGGCAGCTGCACCCGGCCATGTGGTGGTCGTTCGGCGACTGCCCCGGTGCGCGCGAACTGGCCACCCAGTTGGGCCTGCGCGAGGTGCGCAAGCTGTTGAAGATGAGCCTGCCGATGCCCGCCGACCAGCCCCACGACGCACACCTGCCCGAGGGACTGCGCCTCGATCACTTCCGCGATGACGACCTCGACCAGCTCGTGGCGGTGAACCACGCCGCCTTCGCCCACCATCCCGAGCAGGGCGCGATGACCGCCGAGGACGCCCGCAACCGGATGGCCCAGGACTGGTTCGACCCAGCCGGACTGCTGGTCGCCCGCGACGAGGCCGGCACCCTGGTCGGCTTCCACTGGACCAAGGTGGCCGACGAGGACGGTCGTCCGCGCGGCGAGGTCTATGTGCTGGGCGTCGACCCGGACTTCGAGGGCAAGGGCGTGGGACGCGCCCTGTTGGATGCCGGTATCCTGCATATGCGCGAGCTCGGCGTCGAGGCCATCGACCTCTATGTGGAAGGCGCCAACGAACGCGTGGTGCACATGTATGAACGAGCAGGTTTCTCCGTGGTCTCCACCGATGTCGGCTATGCACCTGCCAAGCCGGCCCGCCACCAGGACCACGGGCGCCAGTCCTCACCCCAGGAGCGCGACGCATGA